Proteins from a single region of Pyrus communis chromosome 6, drPyrComm1.1, whole genome shotgun sequence:
- the LOC137738374 gene encoding protein GLUTAMINE DUMPER 3-like: MAGKEPFNVTARTSGITTTQSSPWHSPVPYLFGGLAAMLGLIAFALLILACSYWKLSGYLENNENGSEQDLEAGEGGKGNESAQKLPKVFEEKILVIMAGDAKPTFLATPMSSRSSSFGDNTNSSCSCSQKTDKSVEMSETTADNKQGSSDGSDQHQVQVTDENRDSTHEASYHSGQRASN; encoded by the coding sequence ATGGCAGGGAAAGAGCCTTTTAACGTGACAGCCAGAACATCGGGGATCACGACGACACAGAGTTCACCGTGGCATTCCCCGGTGCCCTACTTGTTCGGTGGGCTGGCAGCCATGTTGGGTCTAATTGCGTTTGCGCTTCTGATCTTAGCATGCTCCTACTGGAAGCTCTCTGGCTACCTCGAAAACAACGAAAACGGATCAGAGCAGGACCTGGAAGCTGGAGAAGGCGGAAAAGGCAACGAGTCCGCCCAGAAGCTCCCGAAGGTTTTCGAAGAGAAAATCTTGGTGATCATGGCCGGAGACGCCAAGCCAACTTTCTTGGCCACACCCATGTCAAGTAGGTCTTCATCTTTTGGCGACAATACTAACAGCTCTTGTAGCTGTAGCCAAAAGACTGATAAGTCAGTGGAAATGAGTGAGACGACTGCTGACAATAAGCAAGGAAGTAGTGATGGCAGCGATCAGCATCAGGTACAAGTCACCGATGAGAACAGGGACAGTACCCATGAGGCCTCATATCACTCAGGTCAGAGAGCCAGTAATTAA